One Panicum virgatum strain AP13 chromosome 3N, P.virgatum_v5, whole genome shotgun sequence DNA segment encodes these proteins:
- the LOC120663765 gene encoding uncharacterized protein LOC120663765, translating to MDEAANVVGGGAFLDFPISSPWLDDLLDDDGDDDAPYSGGGVDSLLEAIDLSAATDKDVIGFVRANYERCKERNLCPPAPIDDAGRLTRPDPWELGRLWFITSKKFGSDEKTRGGFWKEKDNEFTAIRGDQWQQPAQRRPVYIGFKRTLEFYMNDGTKTEWLMNEFAMIHQSDDGHFFLKEEVVISEVFKKDRDANLRPPMHPQDRPREMANGNDQGDQGDREDEPNMDNLASHGDDHPPRHGGAAQGDLQAPMGKRMRPDDDTMASSIRISESEVWQQLTRIYVEVPKEVGSSKRKDSKRLVYAVCHHCDRVFRASSKNGTSSLRRHAEGCQFRHSSQARARGIVPQPGPSGGYAG from the exons ATGGATGAAGCTGCCAACGTGGTTGGAGGAGGAGCATTCCTCGATTTCCCAATATCCAGCCCCTGGTTAGACGATCtgctcgacgacgacggcgacgacgacgccccATACTCCGGCGGTGGCGTCGACTCGCTGCTGGAGGCCATCGACCTGTCCGCGGCCACCGACAAGGATGTCATCGGCTTCGTCCGCGCCAACTACGAGCGGTGCAAGGAGAGGAACCTCTGCCCGCCGGCGCCCATCGACGACGCCGGTCGCCTCACCCGGCCGGACCCTTGGGAGCTTGGCCGCTTGTGGTTCATCACGAGCAAGAAGTTCGGCTCGGACGAGAAGACGCGCGGGGGGTTTTGGAAGGAGAAGGACAACGAGTTCACCGCGATCCGCGGCGACCAGTGGCAGCAGCCGGCGCAGCGCAGGCCCGTGTACATCGGGTTCAAGAGGACCCTGGAGTTCTACATGAACGACGGCACCAAGACGGAGTGGCTCATGAACGAGTTCGCCATGATCCATCAGTCTGACGATGGCCACTTTTTTCTCAAG GAGGAGGTCGTCATTAGCGAGGTGTTCAAGAAAGACAGAGACGCGAACCTGCGCCCTCCGATGCATCCGCAGGATCGTCCCAGGGAAATGGCCAACGGCAACG ATCAAGGTGATCAAGGCGATCGTGAGGATGAGCCGAACATGGACAACCTCGCCTCGCACGGCGACGACCACCCGccgcgccacggcggcgccgcgcagGGCGACCTGCAGGCACCGATGGGGAAGCGCATGCGGCCCGACGACGACACCATGGCCAGCAGCATCCGCATCAGCGAGTCGGAAGTCTGGCAGCAGCTTACCAGGATCTACGTCGAGGTTCCCAAGGAGGTCGGGTCGTCCAAGAGGAAAGATAGCAAGAGGCTGGTGTACGCGGTGTGCCACCACTGCGACCGGGTGTTCAGAGCTTCCTCCAAGAACGGCACGTCGAGCCTGAGAAGGCACGCGGAAGGATGCCAGTTCAGGCACTCGAGCCAGGCGCGGGCGAGGGGGATTGTTCCGCAGCCGGGGCCTAGTGGCGGCTACGCTGGATGA
- the LOC120666590 gene encoding probable polyamine transporter At3g19553 translates to MTGSPADPPARSRPRLTVLPLVALIFYEVSGGPFGIEDSVRAGGGALLPVLGFLALPALWSLPEALVTAELASAFPTNAGYVAWVSAAFGPAAAFLVGFTKWASGTLDNALYPVLFLDYLRSGGGLALAPPARSLAVLALTAALTYLNYRGLHLVGLSALALTAFSLSPFVALTVLAAPKIRPARWLAIDAGAVDLRGYFNSMFWNLNFWDKASTLAGEVEEPRKTFPKAVFGAVGLVVGAYLIPLLAGTGALPSESAAEWTDGFFSEVGQRIGGPWLRVWIQAAAAMSNMGLFEAEMSGDSFQLLGMAEMGMIPAIFARRSKHGTPTFSILCSATGVVILSFMSFQEIIEFLNFLYGLGMLVVFAAFVKLRVKNPDLPRPYRIPVGTAGAAVMCVPPVVLITTVMCLASAWTVIVNAVVVAAGVALYYGVEHAKRRAWVEFMAPVPSPPPDSSHGSTTASDAADVEDVRAGLLADEPSDEASARSRSA, encoded by the exons ATGACCGGCTCCCCCGCGGATCCGCCGGCGCGCTCGCGGCCGCGGCTGACGGTGCTCCCCCTCGTCGCGCTCATCTTCTACGAGGTCTCGGGCGGGCCATTCGGCATCGAGGACTCGgtccgcgcgggcggcggcgcgctgctcCCGGTCCTCGGCTTCCTCGCGCTGCCCGCCCTCTGGTCGCTCCCGGAGGCGCTCGTCACCGCCGAGCTCGCCTCCGCCTTCCCCACCAACGCCGGCTACGTCGCCTGGGTCTCCGCCGCCTTCGGCCCCGCCGCGGCCTTCCTCGTCGGCTTCACCAAGTGGGCGTCGGGCACGCTCGACAACGCGCTCTACCCGGTGCTCTTCCTCGACTACCTCCGCTCCGGCGGGGGGctcgcgctcgcgccgccggcccgctcgCTCGCCGTCCTCGCGCTCACCGCCGCGCTCACCTACCTCAACTACCGCGGCCTCCACCTCGTCGGCCTCTCCGCGCTCGCGCTGACCGCCTTCTCGCTCTCCCCGTTCGTCGCGCTCACCGTGCTCGCCGCGCCCAAGATCCGCCCGGCCCGCTGGCTCGCCAtcgacgccggcgccgtcgacctCCGCGGGTACTTCAACTCCATGTTCTGGAACCTCAACTTCTGGGACAAGGCCAgcacgctcgccggcgaggtcgaggaGCCCAGGAAGACGTTCCCCAAGGCGGTGTTCGGCGCCGTCGGGCTCGTCGTCGGCGCGTACCTCATCCCGCTGctggccggcaccggcgcgctGCCGTCGGAGTCGGCGGCCGAGTGGACCGACGGCTTCTTCTCCGAGGTCGGCCAGAGGATCGGCGGGCCCTGGCTGCGCGTCTGgatccaggccgccgccgccatgtccaACATGGGGCTCTTCGAGGCCGAGATGAGCGGCGACTCCTTCCAGCTCCTCGGCATGGCCGAGATGGGCATGATCCCCGCCATCTTCGCCCGCAG GTCCAAGCACGGGACGCCGACGTTCAGCATCCTGTGCTCGGCGACGGGGGTGGTGATCCTCTCCTTCATGAGCTTCCAGGAGATCATCGAGTTCCTCAACTTCCTCTACGGGCTCGGGATGCTCGTGGTCTTCGCGGCCTTCGTCAAGCTGCGCGTCAAGAACCCGGACCTCCCCAGGCCGTACCGGATCCCCGTCGGCACCGCGGGGGCCGCCGTCATGTGCGTCCCGCCCGTCGTGCTCATCACCACCGTCATGTGCCTCGCGTCCGCCTGGACCGTCATCGTCAACGCCGtcgtggtcgccgccggcgtcgcgctGTACTACGGCGTCGAGCATGCCAAGAGGCGCGCGTGGGTCGAGTTCATGGCGCccgtgccgtcgccgccgcctgacAGCTCCCACGGATCAACCACGGCGTCCGACGCCGCCGACGTCGAGGACGTCCGCGCCGGGCTGCTCGCCGACGAGCCGTCCGACGAGGCATCAGCGAGGTCGCGTAGCGCGTAA
- the LOC120666592 gene encoding uncharacterized protein LOC120666592 — protein sequence MQPPRKKFARVDTLGLKARIVKRLGHQRAELYFHGLRRFLGCQLGKAEFEKICVAAFGKENIKLHNFLVRSILGNACTADGPPPSKQAPTGNSQTSTVTNGTLTNGLLPARRGTPLTKRFGDKPSPIGKSPLGHPGTGEFVSAGSKALQEVISVEDGEEVDQARGSPVCVQSPSPIRAPLGVPKAQNSQPSKSFSLDVCYNSGELPDSQSLSKLLEDKLKAQGLSVPKESADVLNSGLNVYMSQMLKACLGVAKARGNNMRMHQANGRTAAAVTSGQNNGFPSESGCSYQASLLDLWAAVQSNGRLVPYGLQREKIASHLHNS from the coding sequence atgcaGCCGCCGCGCAAGAAGTTCGCGCGCGTCGACACGCTCGGGCTCAAGGCGCGGATCGTCAAGCGGCTCGGCCACCAGCGCGCCGAGCTCTACTTCCACGGCCTCAGGAGGTTCCTGGGATGTCAGCTGGGCAAGGCCGAGTTTGAGAAGATCTGTGTTGCTGCGTTCGGGAAGGAGAACATCAAGCTCCACAATTTCCTCGTCCGGTCCATCCTCGGCAATGCGTGCACGGCGGatgggccgccgccgagcaagCAGGCGCCCACCGGGAACTCGCAGACGAGCACGGTGACCAATGGGACGCTGACCAACGGCTTGCTGCCGGCGAGGAGAGGGACGCCTCTGACCAAGAGGTTTGGTGACAAGCCGAGCCCGATCGGCAAGTCTCCGCTCGGTCATCCGGGGACTGGGGAGTTTGTGTCAGCTGGTAGCAAGGCGCTGCAGGAGGTTATCTCTGTGGAGGATGGTGAGGAAGTCGACCAGGCCCGGGGTAGTCCAGTCTGCGTGCAGAGCCCGAGCCCGATCAGGGCTCCGCTGGGAGTTCCAAAGGCTCAGAATTCTCAGCCTTCGAAGTCTTTCTCTTTAGATGTGTGCTACAATAGTGGCGAGTTGCCAGATTCTCAGTCGCTGTCCAAGCTACTTGAGGATAAGTTGAAGGCTCAAGGTCTCAGCGTGCCCAAAGAGAGTGCTGATGTGTTGAACTCTGGGTTGAATGTGTACATGAGTCAGATGTTGAAGGCTTGTTTAGGTGTTGCGAAAGCAAGGGGAAACAACATGAGGATGCACCAAGCAAATGggcgtactgctgctgctgtaaCTAGTGGGCAGAACAACGGCTTTCCCTCGGAATCAGGTTGTTCTTACCAAGCTTCGCTGCTTGATCTCTGGGCGGCAGTGCAATCCAATGGTCGATTAGTGCCATATGGTCTGCAGCGGGAGAAGATTGCTTCTCATCTCCACAACAGTTGA